A region of the Desulfarculaceae bacterium genome:
AGATGAACCTGGCCGCCTTGCAGGGCCAGCTGGACGAACTCAAACATCAGGTCGCGGGCATCAAGCCCGGGCCGGAGAACAAGCTGTCCATGGTGGTCTTCTCGGGCGACCTGGACAAGATGCTGGCCTCCATGATCATCGCCACCGGCGCGGCGGCCATGGGCATGAAGGTCGTCATGTTCTTCACCTTCTGGGGTACCGCCGCCCTGCGCGACGCCAAGAAGCAGGCCGGGGGCAAGGACTTCATGTCCAAGATGTTCGGCTGGATGCTGCCCAAGGGCCGCAATGAGCTCAAGCTCTCCCAGATGAACATGGGCGGCATGGGCACCAGCATGCTGAGGGGCCTCATGAAGAAGAAGAACGCCCCCACCCTGGACCAGCTCTTCGAGATCGCGGCCACCCTGGGGGTGGAGATCAAGGTGTGCGAGATGTCCATGGACCTGATGGGC
Encoded here:
- a CDS encoding DsrE/DsrF/DrsH-like family protein — its product is MNAEAAVSLDGNQEMNLAALQGQLDELKHQVAGIKPGPENKLSMVVFSGDLDKMLASMIIATGAAAMGMKVVMFFTFWGTAALRDAKKQAGGKDFMSKMFGWMLPKGRNELKLSQMNMGGMGTSMLRGLMKKKNAPTLDQLFEIAATLGVEIKVCEMSMDLMGFKHEELIDYPGMDFVGVATFLAHAKNSVNQLFI